The following are encoded together in the Chlorocebus sabaeus isolate Y175 chromosome 20, mChlSab1.0.hap1, whole genome shotgun sequence genome:
- the HSD3B2 gene encoding 3 beta-hydroxysteroid dehydrogenase/Delta 5-->4-isomerase type 1: MRQRGLRLLCPVFNNLTYALFWVTLESDLLPSIFCFLVSDSCYFGLAMTCWSCLVTGAGGFLGQRIVRLLVEEKELKEIRVLDKAFRPELREEFSKLQNKTKLTVLEGDILDEPFLKRACQDVSVVIHTACIIDVFGVTHRESIMNVNVKGTQLLLEACVQASVPVFIYTSTLEVAGPNSYKEIIQNGHEEEPLENTWPAPYPYSKKLAEKAVLAANGWTLKNGGTLYTCALRPMYIYGEGGPFLSASINEALNNNGILSSVGKFSTVNPVYVGNVAWAHILALRALRDPKKAPSVQGQFYYISDDTPHQSYDNLNYILSKEFGLCLDSRWSLPLSLMYWIGFLLEVVSFLLSPVYSYQPPFNRHTVTLSNSVFTFSYKKAQQDLAYKPLYSWEEAKQKTVEWVGSLVDRHKKTLKSKTH, encoded by the exons ATGAGGCAACGAGGACTCCGACTcctctgtccagtttttaacaatCTAACTTACG CCCTCTTCTGGGTCACACTAGAATCAGATCTGCTCCCCAGCATCTTCTGTTTCCTGGTGAGTGATTCCTGCTACTTTGGATTGGCCATGACGTGCTGGAGTTGCCTTGTGACAGGAGCAGGAGGGTTTCTGGGTCAGAGGATCGTCCGCCTCTTGGTGGAGGAGAAGGAGCTGAAGGAGATCAGGGTCTTGGACAAGGCCTTCAGACCAGAGCTGAGGGAGGAATTTTCCA AGCTCCAGAACAAGACCAAGCTGACCGTACTGGAAGGAGACATTCTGGATGAGCCATTCCTGAAGAGAGCCTGCCAGGACGTCTCGGTTGTCATCCACACCGCCTGTATCATTGATGTCTTTGGTGTCACTCACAGAGAGTCCATCATGAATGTCAATGTGAAAG GTACCCAGCTCCTGTTGGAGGCTTGTGTCCAAGCCAGTGTGCCAGTCTTCATCTACACCAGTACCCTAGAGGTAGCCGGGCCCAACTCCTACAAGGAAATCATCCAGAACGGCCACGAAGAAGAGCCTCTGGAAAACACATGGCCCGCTCCATACCCATACAGCAAAAAACTTGCTGAGAAGGCTGTGCTGGCAGCCAATGGGTGGACTCTGAAAAATGGTGGCACCTTGTACACTTGTGCCTTAAGACCCATGTATATCTATGGGGAAGGAGGCCCATTCCTTTCTGCCAGTATAAATGAGGCCCTGAACAACAATGGGATCCTGTCAAGTGTTGGCAAGTTCTCCACTGTCAACCCAGTCTATGTTGGCAACGTGGCCTGGGCTCACATTCTGGCCTTGAGGGCCCTGCGGGACCCCAAGAAGGCCCCAAGTGTCCAAGGACAGTTCTATTACATCTCAGATGACACACCTCACCAAAGCTATGATAACCTTAATTACATCCTGAGCAAAGAGTTTGGCCTCTGCCTTGATTCCAGATGGAGCCTTCCTTTATCCCTGATGTACTGGATTGGCTTCCTGCTGGAAGTAGTGAGCTTCCTACTCAGCCCAGTTTACTCCTATCAACCGCCCTTCAACCGCCACACGGTGACTTTGTCAAATAGCGTGTTCACCTTCTCTTACAAGAAGGCTCAGCAAGATCTGGCATATAAGCCGCTCTACAGCTGGGAGGAAGCCAAGCAGAAAACCGTGGAGTGGGTTGGTTCCCTTGTGGACCGGCACAAGAAGACCCTGAAGTCCAAGACTCACTGA